Proteins from one Deinococcus actinosclerus genomic window:
- a CDS encoding DUF427 domain-containing protein, with product MKATWNGVTIAQSDDTVVVEGNHYFPADSVNPEYLRPSTTYTTCPWKGEASYHSLHVNGQENPDAAWYYPTPKDAARQIAGRVAFWKGVQVTQD from the coding sequence ATGAAAGCCACCTGGAACGGCGTGACCATCGCCCAGTCCGACGACACCGTCGTCGTCGAGGGCAACCACTACTTCCCCGCAGACAGCGTGAACCCCGAGTACCTGCGCCCCAGCACCACCTACACCACCTGCCCCTGGAAGGGCGAGGCCAGCTACCACAGCCTCCACGTGAACGGGCAGGAGAACCCGGACGCCGCGTGGTACTACCCCACGCCCAAGGACGCCGCGCGGCAGATCGCGGGCCGCGTCGCCTTCTGGAAGGGCGTGCAGGTCACCCAGGACTGA